In Mycoplasmopsis meleagridis, the genomic stretch GACCGAAAATTCCGTTGAATCTTTTCCCTTTTTTATTAACTAAAACTGCTTTAGTACCAACTACTACATTAGTTCAAATACCTCCAAGAGGATTTAAGTAAATAAACCCTTCCTTAGAAATATTTTTTACTAAATAACCTACTTCATCCATATGCGCAGCAATCATCACTCTAGGACTATTAATATTTTTACCTTTTTTATGCAAAATAACTGAGCCTAAATTATCAAAAGAAATTTCAAAATTTTCTTTCTTTACTGCATCAATAATTTTTTTAGCAACTATATTTTCAAATCTGCTTGGTGCTTCAAGATTCATATATTCGATTAATTTATTTTTAAAAATTTCTTTATCCATTTGACTTTTCATCCTTTTTTATAGGTTCACTAGTAAAATTTAAAACAAAATCTACTAGTGTAGGAATTAATGTTCCTTGTGGTTTGTTGTCTTTATCAGCTGTTCCTGCAACATCACAGTGAATAAAAGGCACATTATTAGTAAATTCTTTTAAAAACATCGCGGCTGTGTTGCAATCTGAAAGTTCATCTTCTGAATAATTCATTAAATCTGCAACTAATGAAGATTTATTAGTTTCATTAAAATCATCATGTAAGGGCATTCTCCAAATTTTTTCTACCATTTTATTAGCTGAGAGATTAAATTGATTAAAGTAATAGTCTTTATCTGCATAAATTCCACTATGTGAATTACCTAAAACTGTAAGAATAGTTCCAGTTAAAGTAGCTACATTAACTAATAAAGAGGCTTTTAGTTTTTCCGCACCATAAAAAAGACCATCAGCTAAGACTAATCTTCCTTCAGCATCTGTATCGGTAACTTCCACGCTTTTTCCCGCCATTGATAAATAAATATTTTCTGGTAAGGAAGCATCTTGAGCTAATCTATTATCAGTAATCATCATAATAGCAGCTACGTTTTTTCTAACTTTTAATTCAGCAATAGCTTTAAGAGCATAAGCGACAATAACTGAACCAGACATATCATATTTCATACCCTTCATATGATAACCTTTTGTATTCACGCCGCCAGTGTCAAAAGTGATTCCTTTTCCTACAAAAACTATCTTTTCATTTTCATTGTTCTTATTACCGTTATATTCAATAATTACAACTCTAGCTTCGTGGGTAGAACCTTTATTTACTGATAAAATTAATCCCATTTTTAGTTCTTCAATTTCTTTTTTATCAAGAACTTTAACTTTTAAATTTTCAATACCACTAAAATCATTAATTATATAGTTTGCTAATTGTTCCGAATTACAATAATTTTCTGGCATTATTTGTAAATTTCTAGCGCTATTTCTAGCTTGATAAATAATTTTTAATTTATTGAATTCTTCTTCGTCTTTTTCGTCAAAAAGTAAACTAAAATCAATAATTTTTTCTTCTTCTTTTTTCTTGTTGAATAATTTTGCTTTATAAAAAAATAATTGTGAAACAAAAACATTTAATAAATCGTTGTATTTTAAATTATCATTAACAAAACTTTTTAAATCAATTTGATATTCTCTTTTTAATTTCAAAATATATTCATCAACAAAATCTTTTAATTCAAATTTATCCAACTTTTTGTCAATATAAATATAAGCTTCTTTTTTATCTAAAAATTCGCAAATTTGACCATTTTTAAAATTAGTTAAAAAAGAAGTTTTTTCATATGAAGCTTTTAAAAGAATTTGTTCACTTCTCTTAGAATTAAATTGCATATTGACCTATTTCTTAGCTAATAACATAGCTATTTCTTCTTTATAAATTGATCCACTTTCAGGAATAGGAGTTTCTAAAATAATAGGGATATTGTCAAAATCTTTATCATGTACAAATTTAGCTAAAGTTTCTAATTTGATAAAACCTTTATCAATATTTTCATGTCTATCTTTATGAGAATTTAAAGTGTTTTTTGAATCATTTAAATGAATAACTTTAATTTCTTTTAATAAGTCATATTTGATTAATTCTTTTTTGAAATTATCATATTCTTGTAAATTGTAACCTGCATCTCAAATATGACAAGTATCAAGACACATTTTTATTCTTTCATTATTTAAAGATTTGATTAAATATTGCATTTCTTCAAGATTTTTGCCTATTTCATTTCCTTTACCTGCCATTGTTTCTATACATATGACTACTTTGTTAGTTTTGTCAATTACTTCTCTTAAAACCTCAATTAAAGTATCAAGGCCTATTTGTGGAGTATATGTAGTAAAAGAACCAGGATGAAGAACTAAATATTTGGCACCTAAATAATTCATTCTCTCTATTTCTCCGATTAAAAAACTAATTGCAAAATCTTTTTTTGTAGGATTGGCAGGATTAATAATATAAGGTGCATGGATTACTATATCTTCTGACTTAATAATTTCCTTGTATTTTTCTTCATATAATTCTTTTTTATAAAGGCTTATATCGACTCTTTTAGTATTTTGTGGTGCACCTAAATAAATCATTAAACAATTTGCTTTATTACTTAAACTTTCTTCAATTGCACCGACTAAATAGTTAGGTTTAGTAAAAGAAATATGTGATCCTAATTTAATCATTTTAGCCCCTAAATTACTTGGTTAAATAATAACTATAATTATAATTATTTAACTCGTTAAATAATCGATAAATATATTTAAATTTATTTTTTAAATAACATTTTTCTATTATAATAATAGTGCATTTTGTAAATGCCCAGGTGGCGGAATAGGTAGACGCAAGGGACTTAAAATCCCTCGAACGTTAGTTCGTGCTGGTTCAAGTCCAGTTCTGGGTACCATTTGGCCACTTGAAAAAGGCCAATTATGCGTCCATAGCTCAGTAGGTAGAGCAAATGGCTTTTAACCATTGGGTCAGAGGTTCGAATCCCCTTGGACGTACCATTTGAATCTAAATGTTTCACCAAAAAAGTAGCATTACATTGCTACTTTTTCTTTATTTGTCTACAAAAAGTTTATTTTTAATCTCAAGTTAATAAATATGAAATTAAGAAATGATAGGAATAATGGATTCAGCAATTTAATGGAAATTGCACTATCAAAATATAAAAATAAACACCCTTATGTGTTTATTTTAAAATTATTCTTCGTCTTTAAGACGAATATTACGACGTTTAATAATTGCGTCAGAAATATTTTTAGGGCATTTTTCATAATGATCGAATTGCATTTGATATGTTCCTCTACCAGAAGTCATACTACGTAAGTCTGTTGAATACCCAAACATTTCGCTAAGAGGAACAAGAGCACGAATAATGCTTGCCCCATCAGATCTTGTTTCATTTTCTTGCAATTGTCCTCTACGGCGAGTTAAATCTCCCATAACATCACCAAAATAATCCTCTGGTATAACAACTGCAACGTCCATAATAGGTTCTAATAATACTGTTCCAAGAAGATCTTTTGCTTTTGTCAATGCTTTTGAAGCAGCTATTTTATAAGCCAATTCAGAAGAATCGACATCATGGTATGAACCATCGAATAAAGTGGCTTTAACATCAATCATAGGATATCCAGCTAAAATTCCAGCAGCCATTTTTTCTTCAAGACCTTTTTGAATTGGTTTAATGTATTCTTTGGGGATTTTACCACCAACAATTTTATCTACAAATTCAAATCCTTTATCGTGATTAGGCTCAAATTTGATTCATACGTGACCATATTGTCCCTTACCACCAGATTGTTTAACATGCTTGCCTTCAACTTCTGCGCTTTTTGTAATGGTTTCACGATATGAAACTTGGGGAGCACCAACTTTAGCTTTAACATTGTGTTCTCTTCTTAAACGATCAACAATAATATCGAGATGCAATTCACCCATACCAGCAATAATAGTTTGTCCTGTTTCATCATCAGTGTAAGTTCTAAAAGTAGGATCTTCAGCTGCCAATTTTTGTAATCCTAATGCTAATTTCTCCATAGCATCTTTAGATTCTGGTTCTAAGGCTTGCGAAATAACTGGTTCTGGAAAAACCATTTTTTCAAGAACAAAGTGAGGAGATTTTTCGCCTACTAATGTATCTCCTGTTGTAGTAGATTTTAATCCTACAGCAGCGTTGATGTCACCTGCATAACATTCATCAATTTCTTGGCGACTATTAGCGTGCATTTGAATTATACGTCCTACTCTTTCTTTAACATCTTTTGTAGAGTTATAAACATAACTTCCTTTTTTAAGAACTCCCGCATAAACACGGAAAAATGTCAATGAACCTACATATGGATCAGTCATAATCTTAAAAGCAAGAGCAGCAAAATCATGTTCATCACTAGCAGGAACGTCAAATTCTTGATCGTTTAACTCAGCTTTAATAGGGGGAACATCTAATGGAGAAGGAAGATAGTCAACAACAGCATCTAACATTTTTTTAACAGCTTTATTTTTAAAACTTGTTCCACATATTGCTGGGAAAAATTCTGCAGTTATTGTGGCTTTTCTAATTACTTCTCTTAATTCTTCAGGAGTAGGATCATAGCCATCTAAAACTTTCATCATAAACTCATCGTCAAAACTTGCAACTGCTTCAACTAATTCTTGGCGCTTTGCATGTGCCAAATCAACTAAATCCTCTGGAATTTCTATCTCTTTAGCAATTTCTTCTGGTTTTCCATCATATGAATAAGCTTTAAGTGTAACTAAATCAACAATTCCTTGAAAATTGCTTTCAGAACCAATTGGGATTTGAATTGCAACTGCATTTGCATTCAATCTTTCTCTAACAGATCTAACAGACATAAAGAAATCAGCGCCTGCTTTATCCATCTTATTTACATAAACGATTCTAGGAACTCTATAGTTAGTTGCTTGTCTTCAAACAGTTTCAGTTTGTGGTTCAACACCACTTTGTGCATCAAGAACAGCAACAGCTCCATCTAAAACACGCAATGAACGTTCCACTTCTACAGTGAAATCAACATGTCCAGGGGTATCGATAATATTTATTCTTTTACCGTTTCAATAAGCTGTTGTTGCTGCAGAGGTAATAGTAATACCTCTTTCTTGTTCTTGTTCCATTCAGTCCATTTGAGAAGCACCATCATGAGTTTCTCCAATTTTATGAATTTTCCCAGTGTGAAACAAAATTCTCTCAGTAGTAGTAGTTTTACCTGCATCAATGTGAGCCATAATACCGATATTACGATAATCTTTTAATTCATATTCTCTAGCCATAATTCTCTACCTATTATCATCTAAAGTGAGCAAAAGCACGGTTTGCTTCAACCATTTTATGTGTGTCTTCACGTTTTTTAATAGCACCACCGGTTTTATTTGACGCATCAATAATTTCATTTGCTAAACGAACATCCATTGTTTTTTCATTTCTTAAACGAGCATATTGAACTAATCATCTTAAACTTAAAGTTTGTTTACGACGAGCTGAAACTTCTGTAGGAACTTGATAATTAGTACCACCAATTCTTCTTGTTCTAACTTCTAATTGAGGAGTAATATTTTCAACAGCTAATAAAAATACTTCCATTGGATCTTTTTGAGTTTTTTCTTTAACGATATCAAATGCTTTATAAAGAATTTCCTGTGCGATTGATTTTTTGCCATCTAGCATAATTGTGTTAATCAACTTAGTCACTAATACTGAATTAAAAATTGGATCAGCTAAAACTTCTCTAACGGGTGCACTATTTTTTCTTGACATGTAATATCTCCTTTAAAATTAGTTTTTCTTTTCTTTCTTAGTTCCGTATAATGAGCGACCTTGTTTACGATTATTAACACCTGCTAAATCTTGCGTTCCACGCACAATATGATATCTAACACCAGGAAGATCTTTTACTCTACCACCTCTGATTAAAACAACTGAGTGTTCTTGTAAGTTGTGTCCTTCTCCACCGATATAAGCGGTAACTTCCATTCCATTTGATAATTTAACTCTAGCGTATTTACGCATTGCTGAATTTGGTTTTTTAGGAGTCATTGTAGCAACTCTTGTACATACACCTCTTTTAAAAGGTGCAGCAGTTTTATATTGTTTTTTAAGCAATGAGTTATATGATAGATTCAAAACAGGAGCTTTTGATTTTCTGACTTTATCAATTCTACCATTAGTAACTAATTGATTTGTTGTTGGCATATTTTCCTTTCGTTAATATCTAAAAAATAATGTTATTATTATATAACAACTTTTCCGTGCATATCATAATTTATTTTTATTTTATTTTTTTACTTTTAACAAAAAAGGAACGTTGTTACGTTCCTCTGTAATCGCCATATTTTGAACGATCATATTTATTGCTATACTCATTAGGCATATAACCTCTTTTTAAATCTTCCATCAATACTTGAGAGAAAGTTTTATTTTTATTAAATCTTTTATCGTAAAGAGGTTGACCATGTCATCTAATTGTTCCATAATAAATATAAGTTAAAACAGAATCTCTAGTGTAATATCATTGACTAAAATTATTTGAGTCACCAGGATTACCATCAATAGTTTGTGTTCCTTCTCAGAATTTGCTGTTTATACTGTAATCATAGTTCAACCCTACAGGTCAACCATAATTAAATCTTCCTGTCTTTGTATTACCATATTTTTTAAGCAATTGACTTCTGTAAGGTTGTTTAAAGCTGCTTATAGCTTGCATTCATTTATCATGAATTATTCCCTCAACTGTAGTTTTATGGAAAGTTCAATAAACTAAAATGGGAATATTACTTTGTCTTGCCAAAAGTAAAAGTGAAGAAAAAATTCTCCATAAGGCTTGATATCCCTCTGATTTTTGTTTAAGTTCAGCATAAGAATTTATTCTAGGTAGTCTTACTAAATCTTCAAAATATTGTTTAATTACAGGACTAATAACAGATTTAAGAATATTAGTTAAACCATTTCCGACAAGATGTAAAGCAGCACCAATAGAAATATCTACACCTTCACCAAATGGATTTGCTTCTCCATTTACATTTTGACTACTACTGTTAGAAGAATTTCCATATGGATTAAATAAAAATCCGTATACTCCTTCTTTAAAATTAGCTGGCGATTTTGAAAAAATAACATTAATAAAATCAGTAAAATTTCTTGGAGAAATTTGATCTACTATTCCTTTTATTACAGATAAATTATCAAATATTTTTTGTAAAGATATTTTATTTCCTTGCTTAATAAATTTTAAAGCTCCTCTAATAGCTTCATATTGAAGGTGGGTAATATAATCTTTACCTTTGTAACTTCCAATATTTTTTAAAGAATTAAACACAGCATCAACAACATTATCTAAGATTTTAGAATTTGCTATTGCTCTAATTAAATCTATAGAAAAAGCTTTAAAAACATTTATATCTCTACCAGTAATATCAAAATTCTTTTGTTTCAGAAGTTGAGCAATTAATTCACCTATTACTTCAGAAGGCTTTGATTTATTAATAAATATTTCTCTTAATCATCTTTTGAGTAAATCTTTAAGTTTATTAGTTGATGATGAATTGAAGAAATTTTTAATAGCTTCGGTTCATGTATTGAATTTAGCATAAACTTCGTTATTATCGATTATTTCTCTAATAAAAATATCTAATATTTCCTGTAAATAATTACTTTGTAATAAGGCGATTATAAAATCATTAGTTTCTTGATCACCAATATTTAAAGTAGTTAAAATACCCTTTAAATTAAAATCATTTATCAGTAATTTTATTAATTCAGGTTTAGAAGTTATTCCTCTTGATAATTTTAATAAACTATCTTTTACAATTGCTTTATTTTTTCTTAATGTATTGGTTGATAAAAGTATTTTAACCAATCTATATTGCGTTATATCAAACGATTTAATAGCTGTATTTACTAAATCAAAAATAATATTTGAACTCTTTAATAATTTATCGGCATTATTAATAATTCCATTCATAACAGGATTAATGAAATTTAACTTAGATAATATTTGCGGTAATTCATTATATAAATCATTAACTAATTTTTCATTGTTGCTGAAGTTAATATCTATTTGATATTTTTTCATTACATAATTAACTACACCAACAAAAATATTTTTAAATTCTGGTACTTTTATAATAGTTGTTATTAAATCTTCAATATCTTTTGATAGTTGATTATTTCTACTTTTATCTGAAGAATAAATTTTAAGAATATCTGCAATTGTATTTACTTTACTATAAAGAGAAGGATTATCAAATAAGTTAGTTATAACGTCATTAAATAGTTTATAGAAAGCATTTGAATCAATAACGTTTTTTGTTAATACTTTTAATTCTTCTAAACTAGTAATTTGATTAAAAGTTTCTTTTCACTCTCCATTTATTGATTTTCAAATGGTGTTAATAATTGCCGAATCTCCGCTGTTTAAAGTAAATTTAGCAAAATTTTGTAATAAAGAAATGATTGTATTTTTATTCTCTTTAATTTTATTATTGTTAATCAATGCTTTAAAAATTTTAACAATCGTATTTTCAATTTTTGCGTTACTAAAATGTTTTTCTTTGAATTTAGATATAACCTTTTTAATGCTGAAATTATCGAAATTATTTTTAATTTCATTCATTATTTCAACAATAAAATCATTCAACATATTAGTAGAATCATCAATTTGATTAATTGAAATAAATATGTTATCTAGAAGTTTCGCAATTTCTGAATCCTTTAAATTTCCTTTAATTTCAGTATACTGATCAAATATTCCTAACAACAACTGCGAAACAAGAGGTTTTAAATTTGGATTCACGAACACTGATTTTATTCAAGAAATTATTTTAGTCGAAATAAAACTATTATTTTTTTGGTTTGAAATATATTCTTTAAATAATTCTTTTAATCTGCCTAAATCTTCAAAGACATTTATTTTTTTCAACAAGAAATTTTGAATAAAATGATTAATTATTTCTTTAATATTTTTATCTTTAAAAATTTCATTTACTAAAGCTGAAATTTTGTCATTTGTAACTTTTGATAATAGAGGCTCGATAATATTTTTGACATTTATAGGTAGAAGAGAAATTATCTGATTTTTATTAAATGCTGTAGATACAAATTTTATAAAAGCATTATAAATTTTAGAATTCGTAAAGTCACTTAATACTAATTTAGTCAAATCTAAAGTGTTATTAATAGTATTTAATTTAGGTTTTAAATCTACAAAAGTACTAAAGATTGCATCAATTAATTCTGCAAACGAATTTGATTTAAAAATATTTACTAAATAGTCACTAAATTGTTCTTTTGTTAAAGAATTTTTAGTTAATTTATTTATTTTTTCACCTATATTAAGGCGAATATTTTTAGAAATATCAGATGTTAAGAAATTAATAACAATTTTTTTGATAGTTTTTCTATTTTCTTCAAGATACTTGTCAGAAACTAATGATTTAAAAATTTCTATCATTGTTGCTTCAAGCGTTTTATCATTAAATTGATTTCTTAATGAAGTAACTAAATTAAACACACTAAATTTAGTTATACCTTCCTTGAATTGCTCTGTAAAAGCGATTAATATTTTATTTAAAATTCCATATTTAATTGAAAATTGATTTATTAATCCTGTCAAATTAGAAAATAATTGACTAAATTCTTGGAATGATAAATCATTCGTCATTCCATTATAGCTGGAAAGAATTGAATAAATCATTCTTGCTATTTGATCTTTAAAATTATTATTAGAAAGAATATCTTGGACAAAAGAAACTAATTCATTAACAGTGTAATTATTATTTGAATTATTATTGAACCAATTAACAAATAATTTATCAATATTAGTTAAATCACTAAAAGATTTTATGCTTAATAAAACATTGTTAAAAAAAGCATTAACAACTTGTTTGAAATGTTGATTGTTTAATATAAAGACAACAATTTCTTTGATATCGCTATATTTGAATAAATTTCTATTATTTTTTGGTATTTTTACAAATAATTTGTTTTCAACGAATTTTTTAATTTTATTGTCTTCAAAAGCAGAAATTAGATAACTGACAAATTTATCATAAATACCACTTTTTATAATATCTGTCAATGATAATTTAAGTAAATCGAAAAAGTTACTTACTTCTTTTATCTTACTATAATCAAGATAGAATAGTTTATTTACAAATACATCAATTAAATTATTTAATTCTCTTTCATTAAGTAATGAATTAACAGCTTCATTTAAATCTGTATCATTTTCAGAAATTTTAAATAAAGAAGAAAATGCTTTAGATAATAATCCATTTAAACTAAATAGTTTATCTTCATTAATAATGTTTATAACTAACTTTTTAACAACAGAAGAATGTTCTTTGTAAATATTATTTTTAATTACTGCCTTATAAATGTTTAAAGCAAAATTTTCCATATTGCTATCAAGTTTAAATATTTGAGAAAAAGTATCTTTTAGAGATGTTAAACTACTCAATCCATCATTTTTTATTTTGAATAGAAGAGTTTTAACTAAATTTTTAAGAAATTGAGTATTTGAAATAATATCCGATGTTCCATCGAACAATTTGTTAATAAGAGAAATAAAAGAATTTTGATCAATATCTTTGACAATATTGCTATTATCCTTTAAAAATAAATAAATTATTTTAGAAACTTCTTCTTTAAGGTCCTTTTGTTTTAATAATTCAAGAATATAACTTTCTAATTTTTCACTAATGAAATTAATATTATTATCATTAGATAATCAGGCCTTAAATAGCATATTAATATTAGTTAATATTGCATTTATATTTACATTTTCTTTTAATAAACTATTATTTATAAAATTGTCAACTAACGATTTTATGTTTTGGTTATTTACTGAAAAAGAAATTAATTTTTTGAAAAAATCATATGAAATATATGCCGATAATTTTCCTAAGTTATTATCTAAAGCCTTTTTGGTTAATCTTTCTACTTCTTTATTATTTAAAACGTAATTTATTAAATTCAATGCCGAAGAATAAATATTAGAAGATGAAAAATTATCTAATAATAATTTAAAAATATCATTATATGATTTTACTTTTTGCGCTTGTTCATCGGTTATTTGAGAAATTTTTTCAACTAAAGATTGAATAAATTTATTAACTTCATTTGAATTATAAGTTTGTTTTATTAATGATGAAATAGCATTTTTTTCTTTATCATCGCCAACTATTTTGACTAATAAATTTGAAATTAATTCATTTATTGGTTCAAAATATTTTGAATTTACAACATTATAAAAAATAGTAATTAAAAAGTCTTTATTATTTTTGAATAAGTTATTTCTAATGCTGATTTTGAAAGCATTAACTACCATTTTTTCTATTTCAGTTTTGTTAAATTCATTTTTTAGTGCATTAAGAATGTTATTAAAATTAAATTTGTTAATACCTTTAGATAATTCAGTTAAAACAATGTTAGAAACCTTAGAAATAAATTTAAATTGTTTCTCATAATTAATGGCAATATTAATTAAATTGTCAATTAATAAGTTGAATTTATTTTTATCTATTCCTTTTAATAAATTATCATATTGACTAATTAATGAATATAAAATCTCATGAACAATTAATTTAAAATCATTATTTTGAAGAACATTAAGAATTAAAGTAGAAAAATTATTTCCAATATTATTTTTAGTATTTTCTTTCTTTAATCATTCTTCAATTAACGAAGTAATATTTTTAAGTTGTTCAAATGAATTTGTCTCTAAAACAGTAGAATTAACAAAATCATTAGCTATATTAACAAAATTTGGATCTTTTAAAATAATTAAAACAAGATTATGCAATTGATTTTTTGTAATTTTAAGCGATATAGAACTAGGTAATTTAGATAAAAGTAAATTATTGATTAAATTAGCTACTGAATCATCCTTTAATACTACTTCAATTATGTTAATAAAATCATTATATAAAGATGAAGAAGCTATATTTTTAAATGCTACTTTTAAAATAGCATAAATATTTTTAACGTTTTTTATCTCTGCATAATTTTTAGAAAATATTTTATCCAAAAAGTTAATTATCAGTGATTCTACTTTTTTACTATTTACAACATTGTCAATTAAATTATTTATATCCTTTTTGCTATTGTCATTTCCTATTAATTTCAAAACATTAGCTTTGATAATGTCTTTAAAATTGAATAATTTGTTTTCGTTAAATATATTTGTTAATAAAATCTTAAAAATTTCTTTATTACCATTAAAAACTTTATTTTTAATAATTGCTTTATAAAGCTCAGTAACTAAAGAATCGATTTTACTAGGATCTAAAAGTTTGTTAAATTCTTCAGAAAAAATAGCGCCATTAAAAGATAGTCCATTGTTTTTAATAGTATTAACTAAACTATGGAAAAGAATATCAATTATTTCACTATTGTTTATAAAATCTTTCCCTGCTGAAATAAGGTTATTTAATAATAAAATGAATTGATTTTTTTCAATATCATTAACTAAATTAGAATTGTTTTTCAAATATCTATATAAATTATCGCCAAGAAGATTAATTAAATTTTTATTATTAGCAATATCTAAAACAAAGGATTTAATGTATTTTTCTAATACCTGATTATTCGCGTTGTCATTTAGTCAATCTTTAATTATTTGCGAAAATTTAATATCTTTTTGTTCAACTGAAGAATTTGCTAAAGCTTTGTTGAAAAAGTTATTAATTATTTGTTTGAAAGAATAATTATTAAAAACAAATAAAATTGCATCTTTTAATAACCCATTTTCTAATATATCATGAACTATTTTGTTAACGTTAAGTAATGTCGTGTCAACACTATTTTTAACATTAGGATTACTAAGAATATTTTCAATTAATTTTACTAATGCGGAATATAACTTAGAATTAGCAACATTTTTACTCAAAATACCAATTACTTGATATAGTGATTGAGAATTTTTAATTTCTTCTTTGTTAGCTGAGAATATAAAATCAATTAAATTAGAAATTAAATCATTAAAATAATGACTATTAAATATTTCGTTTAGTGAATTATTTAAATCATTATATTCTTGTCTATTTTTAGTAGGTAAAGCATAAGAAAGAAGTGAAATTATTGATTGTTTAAAATTAAAAG encodes the following:
- a CDS encoding SGNH/GDSL hydrolase family protein, with the translated sequence MKFKIGKKTIIAIASASVSTIVLAISLSFIRTKEQTIDRGDNLNDNPRKDDSKIPTINDLKTIDDKTNNFTNSTNNMDYSSNNNSNIFPNFLFDDTTPTNLSKTSITKNEQVKYLAIGDSVSADWDARLPKNFPGQMNEKGIIEGVSYPVFLASFIQKAEKNKLASFVNLSKTSATLEDFYILLGNNFSVLTELQRQNLINIFGEQYIDYSKKLVDEIKKANLMTISLGANDIINAFINQFSEISFFDIFNQIISNKLNYGQIVQLFNTSFKSIFDHLENNQTKLIKKIKELNPKLNINFIGYSAPMPFITKLLDNYLNSLSIPIQVSQIIIDLLNKKIEQVANQNNTNYINIYNNSYWDKNIKLLSPNLFDIHPSLYAYKRMAMDIFAKLTLNTSDLEKIKHDGFDWDAAYYLSDRRSYVRQIEFNTDNTLKLNWNLFTSNQDEFLKGPDKYIDNVSSLFSQENYYKRVLNDKIFTNLIVNKLFFSAIKSSYFKELDPELKLNTFLTKDNNRNLNILSNWFINNHIFSSIFKKVSEKFVNTDWDNDGEAGAKEYKLEYLIESFKETITNEESIVSNLNSFFKLDFLVNDIQRTELKDIVLNIFNNLINKMLKNNIFTNAVNIFYDKTIAQYIDKNDLSQLITILLSNKNLKEILNKSLTPIFNAFPEFATAKNFDDFINIFLDNPNVRNGLEESAKLLFKDALNNDEFKQILTRLINNVIKINRLNKNINELQLKNLIHELINVFADVNKNTNLVPTLLHIVLDNIDSDTFRNFNSSLFISQIVTSISEFFSEENGKNNLLAIVKTLFSHNIEKYKNEFKTLLFNVLNSNSFNFKQSIISLLSYALPTKNRQEYNDLNNSLNEIFNSHYFNDLISNLIDFIFSANKEEIKNSQSLYQVIGILSKNVANSKLYSALVKLIENILSNPNVKNSVDTTLLNVNKIVHDILENGLLKDAILFVFNNYSFKQIINNFFNKALANSSVEQKDIKFSQIIKDWLNDNANNQVLEKYIKSFVLDIANNKNLINLLGDNLYRYLKNNSNLVNDIEKNQFILLLNNLISAGKDFINNSEIIDILFHSLVNTIKNNGLSFNGAIFSEEFNKLLDPSKIDSLVTELYKAIIKNKVFNGNKEIFKILLTNIFNENKLFNFKDIIKANVLKLIGNDNSKKDINNLIDNVVNSKKVESLIINFLDKIFSKNYAEIKNVKNIYAILKVAFKNIASSSLYNDFINIIEVVLKDDSVANLINNLLLSKLPSSISLKITKNQLHNLVLIILKDPNFVNIANDFVNSTVLETNSFEQLKNITSLIEEWLKKENTKNNIGNNFSTLILNVLQNNDFKLIVHEILYSLISQYDNLLKGIDKNKFNLLIDNLINIAINYEKQFKFISKVSNIVLTELSKGINKFNFNNILNALKNEFNKTEIEKMVVNAFKISIRNNLFKNNKDFLITIFYNVVNSKYFEPINELISNLLVKIVGDDKEKNAISSLIKQTYNSNEVNKFIQSLVEKISQITDEQAQKVKSYNDIFKLLLDNFSSSNIYSSALNLINYVLNNKEVERLTKKALDNNLGKLSAYISYDFFKKLISFSVNNQNIKSLVDNFINNSLLKENVNINAILTNINMLFKAWLSNDNNINFISEKLESYILELLKQKDLKEEVSKIIYLFLKDNSNIVKDIDQNSFISLINKLFDGTSDIISNTQFLKNLVKTLLFKIKNDGLSSLTSLKDTFSQIFKLDSNMENFALNIYKAVIKNNIYKEHSSVVKKLVINIINEDKLFSLNGLLSKAFSSLFKISENDTDLNEAVNSLLNERELNNLIDVFVNKLFYLDYSKIKEVSNFFDLLKLSLTDIIKSGIYDKFVSYLISAFEDNKIKKFVENKLFVKIPKNNRNLFKYSDIKEIVVFILNNQHFKQVVNAFFNNVLLSIKSFSDLTNIDKLFVNWFNNNSNNNYTVNELVSFVQDILSNNNFKDQIARMIYSILSSYNGMTNDLSFQEFSQLFSNLTGLINQFSIKYGILNKILIAFTEQFKEGITKFSVFNLVTSLRNQFNDKTLEATMIEIFKSLVSDKYLEENRKTIKKIVINFLTSDISKNIRLNIGEKINKLTKNSLTKEQFSDYLVNIFKSNSFAELIDAIFSTFVDLKPKLNTINNTLDLTKLVLSDFTNSKIYNAFIKFVSTAFNKNQIISLLPINVKNIIEPLLSKVTNDKISALVNEIFKDKNIKEIINHFIQNFLLKKINVFEDLGRLKELFKEYISNQKNNSFISTKIISWIKSVFVNPNLKPLVSQLLLGIFDQYTEIKGNLKDSEIAKLLDNIFISINQIDDSTNMLNDFIVEIMNEIKNNFDNFSIKKVISKFKEKHFSNAKIENTIVKIFKALINNNKIKENKNTIISLLQNFAKFTLNSGDSAIINTIWKSINGEWKETFNQITSLEELKVLTKNVIDSNAFYKLFNDVITNLFDNPSLYSKVNTIADILKIYSSDKSRNNQLSKDIEDLITTIIKVPEFKNIFVGVVNYVMKKYQIDINFSNNEKLVNDLYNELPQILSKLNFINPVMNGIINNADKLLKSSNIIFDLVNTAIKSFDITQYRLVKILLSTNTLRKNKAIVKDSLLKLSRGITSKPELIKLLINDFNLKGILTTLNIGDQETNDFIIALLQSNYLQEILDIFIREIIDNNEVYAKFNTWTEAIKNFFNSSSTNKLKDLLKRWLREIFINKSKPSEVIGELIAQLLKQKNFDITGRDINVFKAFSIDLIRAIANSKILDNVVDAVFNSLKNIGSYKGKDYITHLQYEAIRGALKFIKQGNKISLQKIFDNLSVIKGIVDQISPRNFTDFINVIFSKSPANFKEGVYGFLFNPYGNSSNSSSQNVNGEANPFGEGVDISIGAALHLVGNGLTNILKSVISPVIKQYFEDLVRLPRINSYAELKQKSEGYQALWRIFSSLLLLARQSNIPILVYWTFHKTTVEGIIHDKWMQAISSFKQPYRSQLLKKYGNTKTGRFNYGWPVGLNYDYSINSKFWEGTQTIDGNPGDSNNFSQWYYTRDSVLTYIYYGTIRWHGQPLYDKRFNKNKTFSQVLMEDLKRGYMPNEYSNKYDRSKYGDYRGT